A genome region from Petrotoga sibirica DSM 13575 includes the following:
- a CDS encoding acyltransferase, producing the protein MSSYIAKSAKIDNNVQIGYNAIIEENVVIKKGTIIGNNVIIKKGSIIGENCTISDNSIIGKSPLKAKNSAITETKTFSPITLGNNVIVGACCILYKGTKISNDVFIGDLTSIREDVEIGEHTIIGKGATIENKSKIGSYVKIETEAYITAISTIEDYCFIAPGVTFTNDQFLGRTEKRKTLFKGPIIKKGARIGANATILPGKIIGEDVLVGAGSVVTKNLEPKKIYVGVPAKEIRNVPKEELLENQTYFHP; encoded by the coding sequence ATGTCTTCTTATATAGCCAAAAGCGCTAAAATTGATAATAACGTTCAAATAGGTTACAACGCTATAATTGAAGAAAATGTTGTTATTAAAAAAGGTACTATAATAGGAAATAATGTAATAATAAAAAAAGGTAGTATTATTGGAGAAAACTGTACAATATCAGATAATTCTATAATAGGGAAATCTCCTCTTAAAGCTAAAAATTCTGCCATAACAGAAACAAAAACTTTTTCTCCTATAACTTTGGGCAATAATGTCATCGTGGGAGCATGTTGCATCTTATATAAAGGTACTAAAATATCAAATGACGTTTTTATTGGAGATTTGACGAGCATAAGAGAAGATGTAGAAATTGGAGAACATACTATCATCGGAAAAGGCGCAACAATAGAAAATAAAAGTAAAATAGGTAGTTACGTAAAGATAGAAACAGAGGCTTACATTACGGCCATCTCTACAATAGAAGATTATTGTTTCATAGCTCCAGGAGTTACCTTTACCAACGATCAATTTTTAGGAAGAACAGAGAAGAGAAAAACGCTTTTCAAAGGTCCAATTATCAAAAAGGGGGCAAGAATAGGAGCTAACGCCACAATATTACCAGGAAAAATAATTGGAGAAGATGTGTTGGTTGGCGCCGGAAGCGTGGTTACTAAAAATTTGGAACCAAAAAAAATATACGTCGGTGTTCCCGCCAAAGAGATTCGAAACGTACCAAAAGAGGAATTGTTGGAAAATCAAACTTATTTTCACCCCTAA
- the nadD gene encoding nicotinate (nicotinamide) nucleotide adenylyltransferase: MLMLFGGSFNPPHIGHRIIAEIAYDEFKPDRFLIVPSKNPPHKSIDFIANFDKRYSWCEMVFFEHYFEVSDIENKLPSPSYTIRTIEYLSNFDKNIYLLIGEDSLKNFHKWYKWEEILKKVKLVVYPRYFEEKKPDSVDFEYVKLESPIVEISSTDIRQRIKKGKTVKGLVDDKIIKEVLKEFS, translated from the coding sequence ATGTTGATGCTTTTTGGCGGTAGTTTTAACCCTCCTCATATAGGTCATAGAATAATCGCTGAGATAGCTTATGATGAATTTAAACCTGATAGATTTTTAATAGTACCTTCTAAAAATCCCCCACATAAGAGCATAGATTTCATAGCAAATTTCGATAAGAGGTATTCTTGGTGTGAGATGGTTTTTTTTGAACATTATTTCGAAGTAAGCGATATAGAAAATAAACTGCCCTCACCGTCATACACAATCAGAACCATCGAATATTTATCGAACTTTGATAAAAATATTTATCTTTTGATAGGCGAAGACTCCCTTAAAAACTTTCACAAATGGTATAAATGGGAAGAAATATTGAAGAAGGTAAAATTAGTAGTCTATCCTAGATACTTTGAAGAAAAAAAACCAGACAGTGTAGATTTTGAGTATGTGAAATTGGAAAGTCCTATCGTTGAAATCTCATCAACTGACATCAGACAAAGGATTAAAAAGGGAAAAACCGTTAAAGGTTTGGTAGACGATAAGATAATAAAAGAAGTTTTAAAAGAGTTTTCTTAA
- a CDS encoding NAD(P)H-dependent flavin oxidoreductase — MNLINILNINGLVPKLPIIQGGMSVGISLDNLASAVANAGGIGIIGTAGIGLIENPETRKVKEANIEGLKNVIRKAREKTKGIIGVNIMTVLTDYKELVKTSIKEGIDLIISGAGLPLSLPEFLDKESKTRLVPIVSSLKAAQIIFKKWWMKYKYIPDAFIVEGPKAGGHLGFKKINLDNPEFQLEVTVPQIVGFCEEIKKEYNKEVPVIAAGGINTPEKVNEIFALGAKGIQVGTPFIATQECDADIKFKEALINAKEEDIVIIESPVGLPGRAIKNKFIEDVSKGIKKPFKCPYHCIKTCNFVDAPYCIAQALLNAAKGNLNDGFVFSGQYRYKIDKITAVQEVINYLFGINVDKAKEPSPQRS, encoded by the coding sequence GTGAATCTTATAAATATTTTAAACATCAATGGTTTAGTTCCAAAGTTGCCTATAATCCAAGGGGGTATGTCCGTTGGTATTTCTCTTGATAATTTAGCATCTGCGGTAGCAAATGCCGGAGGGATTGGAATAATAGGTACTGCGGGTATTGGGTTAATCGAAAATCCTGAAACGAGAAAAGTGAAAGAAGCCAATATAGAGGGTCTTAAAAATGTTATTAGAAAGGCAAGGGAAAAGACAAAGGGAATAATTGGCGTTAATATAATGACCGTTTTGACTGATTATAAGGAGCTTGTGAAAACATCGATAAAAGAAGGAATAGATTTAATAATATCTGGAGCAGGGTTGCCTTTAAGTTTACCTGAATTTCTAGATAAAGAATCTAAAACAAGGTTAGTTCCTATAGTTTCTTCTTTAAAAGCTGCCCAAATAATATTCAAAAAATGGTGGATGAAATATAAGTACATTCCTGATGCATTTATTGTGGAAGGTCCAAAGGCTGGGGGACATTTGGGATTTAAAAAGATTAACCTGGATAACCCTGAATTTCAACTCGAAGTTACCGTTCCTCAGATAGTAGGTTTCTGTGAGGAAATTAAAAAAGAATACAATAAAGAAGTACCTGTAATAGCTGCTGGTGGTATCAATACACCTGAAAAAGTAAATGAAATATTTGCATTAGGTGCAAAGGGGATACAAGTAGGAACTCCTTTTATAGCCACGCAAGAGTGTGATGCCGATATAAAATTTAAAGAGGCTTTGATAAATGCTAAAGAAGAAGATATAGTAATAATTGAAAGTCCCGTAGGCCTTCCGGGAAGAGCTATCAAAAACAAATTTATAGAAGATGTTTCAAAAGGGATTAAAAAGCCATTCAAATGTCCTTATCACTGTATTAAAACGTGTAATTTTGTTGATGCTCCTTATTGTATAGCCCAAGCGCTGCTTAACGCGGCAAAGGGGAATTTAAATGACGGATTTGTTTTTAGCGGACAATACCGTTACAAAATCGATAAAATTACAGCGGTACAAGAAGTAATAAACTATCTTTTTGGAATCAACGTAGATAAAGCGAAAGAGCCGTCTCCTCAACGCTCATAG
- the obgE gene encoding GTPase ObgE has product MIGDFVDEVNIKVIAGKGGDGAVSFRREKYVEKGGPDGGDGGDGGSIIIKSTLNKNTLVDFKYKKIFRAKNGENGKNKKKAGKTGENVLIEVPVGTCVYDIETNELLSDLKAPEQYLVVARGGKGGRGNARFATSTLQVPKIAEKGVEGESKNLKLVLKIVADVGLIGYPNVGKSTLISRISNAKVEIADYPFTTIVPNLGVVKVDTGYSFVVADIPGLIEGAHLGKGLGDQFLRHIERCSILVHLIDISCFERDDPVEDYIKIRKELESFSHILSKKKEIIVANKIDTIQKDTLEKRLVDFKNRTGKDIFPISAYTGENIKELITMVWNHISKEKIEQQKSFQKRLKSIVTEKIKIQPVSYEPDPYIKINVIKWDNETFEVVGDGVEKLLSRYDIHQKDSRLLILNTLEKNGLNKILRNAGVKEGDTVYIGNFAFEYIP; this is encoded by the coding sequence TTGATCGGTGATTTTGTAGATGAAGTGAATATCAAAGTGATTGCTGGAAAAGGAGGCGATGGAGCTGTAAGCTTTAGAAGAGAAAAATACGTAGAAAAGGGCGGGCCAGATGGCGGAGACGGGGGAGATGGTGGTTCGATTATCATCAAATCAACCCTCAATAAAAATACATTGGTAGATTTTAAATACAAGAAAATTTTTAGAGCAAAAAACGGGGAAAATGGTAAAAATAAAAAGAAAGCTGGAAAAACCGGAGAAAATGTTTTGATTGAGGTACCCGTAGGTACTTGTGTCTATGATATTGAAACCAACGAATTACTTTCAGATTTAAAAGCTCCGGAACAATATTTGGTTGTTGCTCGTGGAGGTAAAGGCGGCAGAGGAAATGCGAGATTTGCAACTTCAACTCTACAGGTTCCTAAAATCGCAGAAAAAGGTGTTGAAGGTGAATCTAAAAATCTAAAGCTCGTCTTAAAGATTGTAGCAGATGTCGGCTTGATTGGTTATCCTAACGTGGGTAAATCTACATTAATTTCAAGAATTTCAAACGCCAAAGTAGAAATCGCTGATTACCCTTTTACAACTATAGTTCCAAATTTAGGCGTGGTAAAAGTAGACACAGGTTATTCTTTCGTGGTAGCTGATATCCCCGGACTTATAGAGGGAGCACATTTGGGAAAAGGTTTAGGAGATCAATTTCTAAGGCACATTGAAAGATGTTCTATTTTGGTACATCTTATAGATATATCTTGTTTTGAAAGAGATGATCCAGTAGAGGATTATATAAAAATTAGAAAAGAATTAGAGTCTTTTTCTCATATTCTTTCTAAAAAGAAAGAGATCATAGTTGCAAATAAGATAGATACTATACAGAAAGACACCCTGGAAAAAAGATTAGTAGATTTCAAGAATAGAACGGGTAAAGATATTTTCCCAATTTCCGCTTATACCGGTGAAAACATTAAAGAGCTCATAACTATGGTATGGAATCATATAAGTAAAGAAAAAATTGAGCAACAAAAGTCTTTCCAAAAAAGGTTGAAATCCATTGTAACAGAAAAAATAAAAATACAACCCGTCAGCTATGAACCCGATCCTTATATAAAAATCAACGTTATAAAGTGGGATAATGAAACATTTGAAGTTGTGGGGGACGGCGTTGAAAAGTTGCTAAGCAGATACGATATCCATCAAAAAGATTCTCGTCTATTAATTTTAAATACATTAGAAAAAAACGGACTGAATAAAATTCTAAGAAATGCGGGAGTTAAAGAAGGAGATACGGTGTACATTGGAAATTTCGCTTTTGAATACATTCCATAA
- a CDS encoding cation diffusion facilitator family transporter, which translates to MKKTLNEEAFQVNSKREKLAANVSWMGIIINTALAFLKLVISFITGSMAILADGIDSTTDIITSILTLIASKISSKPADESHPFGHERAETIVTKVLSLVIIYAGFQVLTGSIQSIINHNFLIHRPYLVLWISLISIVTKYFLYKYKFSVGNKIRNSSLVADALNMKNDILTSLSVFIGIIFYLTLNIMWVDSLVAIIVSVFIFRVGIKMFLETSDEFMGSSKELGEIYYNTLEAVEKIGKAYNPHKIRVRKAGYVYFVELHIEVDEDMTIKEANEIASQVERELKKINPYIKDVIIHVEPLGNIEEEEFGFDKNSIKRIFDK; encoded by the coding sequence TTGAAGAAAACACTAAATGAAGAAGCTTTTCAGGTTAATTCAAAAAGAGAAAAATTAGCCGCAAATGTCTCATGGATGGGAATAATAATAAACACGGCCCTTGCTTTTTTAAAATTAGTTATCTCTTTCATTACGGGTAGTATGGCTATTTTAGCTGATGGAATAGATTCAACTACAGATATAATAACTTCGATACTAACTTTAATTGCATCGAAAATCTCAAGTAAGCCTGCAGATGAGAGCCATCCTTTTGGCCATGAACGAGCTGAGACGATAGTTACTAAGGTTTTATCTTTAGTAATTATTTACGCAGGTTTTCAAGTTCTTACAGGTTCCATTCAAAGTATAATAAACCATAATTTTTTAATTCACAGGCCTTATTTAGTACTATGGATTTCTTTGATTTCGATAGTTACCAAATATTTTTTATATAAGTATAAATTCTCCGTCGGAAATAAAATAAGAAATTCTTCTTTAGTGGCCGATGCTTTAAATATGAAAAATGACATCTTAACCTCTTTGTCTGTTTTCATTGGTATAATATTTTACCTTACGTTAAATATAATGTGGGTAGATTCGTTGGTAGCAATTATTGTATCCGTGTTCATATTCAGAGTTGGAATAAAGATGTTCCTTGAAACTTCGGATGAGTTTATGGGCAGTTCAAAAGAGTTAGGGGAAATCTATTACAATACTTTAGAAGCCGTTGAAAAGATTGGTAAAGCTTATAATCCCCATAAAATTAGAGTGAGAAAAGCTGGATATGTCTATTTTGTCGAACTTCATATCGAAGTAGACGAAGACATGACAATCAAAGAAGCTAATGAAATAGCCTCTCAAGTTGAAAGGGAGTTGAAAAAAATAAATCCTTACATAAAAGATGTGATAATCCACGTTGAACCTTTAGGGAATATAGAGGAAGAAGAATTTGGATTCGATAAAAATTCTATTAAAAGGATTTTTGATAAATAA